AGCGCGTGGGAGCCGAGCTCGAAGCGATCGCCGCAGAGGCGCTCGAGCGGTTCGGGGCTGAGCGCGCGTGGATAGGGCACCGGACCGGTCCGGTCGCGCCGGGGGAGGCGAGCGTCGTCGTGGCCGTCTCGTCCGCGCACAGGGCCGAGGCGTTCGACGCCTGCCGGTGGGCCATAGACGCCCTGAAGGAGCGGGCCCCGATCTGGAAGCGCGAGGTCGCGGGCGCCGAGACGAGGTGGGTCGCGAACACATGAACCCCATGAGCA
This genomic stretch from Actinomycetota bacterium harbors:
- a CDS encoding molybdenum cofactor biosynthesis protein MoaE, whose amino-acid sequence is PGVLDASDALAFVGSPGCGGTALFVGSVRSPDGGRPIEMLEYEVWPERVGAELEAIAAEALERFGAERAWIGHRTGPVAPGEASVVVAVSSAHRAEAFDACRWAIDALKERAPIWKREVAGAETRWVANT